A part of Ictalurus furcatus strain D&B chromosome 8, Billie_1.0, whole genome shotgun sequence genomic DNA contains:
- the tubb4b gene encoding tubulin beta-4b chain, with product MREIVHLQAGQCGNQIGAKFWEVISDEHGIDPTGSYHGDSDLQLDRINVYYNEATGGKYVPRAVLVDLEPGTMDSVRSGPFGQIFRPDNFVFGQSGAGNNWAKGHYTEGAELVDSVLDVVRKEAESCDCLQGFQLTHSLGGGTGSGMGTLLISKIREEYPDRIMNTFSVVPSPKVSDTVVEPYNATLSVHQLVENTDETYCIDNEALYDICFRTLKLTTPTYGDLNHLVSATMSGVTTCLRFPGQLNADLRKLAVNMVPFPRLHFFMPGFAPLTSRGSQQYRALTVPELTQQMFDAKNMMAACDPRHGRYLTVAAVFRGRMSMKEVDEQMLNVQNKNSSYFVEWIPNNVKTAVCDIPPRGLKMAATFIGNSTAIQELFKRISEQFTAMFRRKAFLHWYTGEGMDEMEFTEAESNMNDLVSEYQQYQDATAEDEGEFEEEGEEELA from the exons ATGAGGGAAATTGTTCATTTGCAAGCAGGACAGTGCGGTAACCAAATTGGTGCCAAG TTCTGGGAAGTCATAAGTGACGAGCATGGGATTGACCCTACAGGCAGTTACCATGGTGACAGTGATCTTCAACTTGATAGAATTAATGTATACTACAATGAAGCTACAG GTGGCAAGTATGTCCCCCGTGCTGTTCTGGTAGATTTGGAGCCAGGTACCATGGACTCGGTGAGGTCTGGACCTTTTGGGCAAATTTTCAGGCCTGACAACTTTGTTTTTG GCCAGAGTGGTGCTGGTAATAACTGGGCCAAGGGCCACTACACAGAAGGTGCTGAGCTGGTGGACTCTGTCCTGGATGTGGTGCGAAAGGAGGCAGAGAGTTGCGACTGCCTCCAGGGCTTCCAGCTCACTCACTCGCTGGGTGGTGGTACTGGCTCGGGCATGGGCACCCTGCTCATCAGCAAAATCCGTGAGGAGTACCCTGACCGCATTATGAACACCTTCAGCGTTGTCCCCTCACCCAAAGTCTCGGATACAGTGGTGGAGCCTTATAATGCCACACTGTCTGTGCACCAGCTGGTAGAGAACACAGACGAGACATATTGTATAGACAACGAAGCCCTGTATGACATCTGTTTCCGCACCCTCAAGCTCACAACACCAACCTATGGTGACTTGAACCACTTGGTCTCTGCCACCATGAGTGGAGTCACAACATGTCTGAGGTTCCCTGGGCAGCTCAATGCTGACCTGCGCAAACTGGCTGTCAACATGGTGCCCTTCCCCCGTCTGCACTTCTTTATGCCAGGTTTTGCCCCACTGACTAGCAGGGGTAGCCAGCAATACCGTGCTCTCACTGTGCCTGAATTAACCCAGCAGATGTTCGATGCCAAGAACATGATGGCCGCTTGTGACCCACGCCACGGCCGGTACCTCACGGTGGCTGCTGTTTTCCGTGGCCGCATGTCCATGAAGGAGGTGGATGAGCAGATGCTCAATGTGCAGAACAAAAACAGCAGCTACTTTGTTGAATGGATCCCCAACAACGTGAAGACAGCTGTGTGTGACATCCCACCCCGTGGCCTGAAGATGGCCGCCACCTTCATTGGGAACAGCACTGCTATCCAGGAGCTGTTCAAGCGCATCTCGGAGCAGTTCACGGCCATGTTCAGACGCAAGGCTTTCCTGCACTGGTACACAGGTGAGGGTATGGATGAAATGGAGTTCACAGAGGCTGAGAGCAACATGAATGACCTGGTTTCAGAGTACCAGCAGTACCAGGATGCAACtgctgaagatgaaggagagtttgaggaggagggagaagagGAGCTGGCTTAA